One Pongo abelii isolate AG06213 chromosome 12, NHGRI_mPonAbe1-v2.0_pri, whole genome shotgun sequence DNA segment encodes these proteins:
- the PCARE gene encoding photoreceptor cilium actin regulator, with protein MGCTPSHSDIVNSVAKSGIQFLKKPKAIRPGCQGGSERGSIPLLVKNSTCYDAGEGLAEEQPSSRRNQTTAKGLCQLMGDPASGKRKDMEGLIPGTKTSSSQLNKSQSHMAKDIPFKTQGSHGSQGADFSGDEGEESSTQDTSKWKRTSKCHTSSTQSHCYQTIHPTHESEGKVDFPEPLVKAHQHAYAYLHSSLSKYEAILCIIHQATQTRELLQPMVSFLLLCFEEISQLLGEISKDGEVLLQEVREDLAWPLKKREPQEQPDLLQQLLQYTVSKLQVLNGTVASLTSSFLEGSSSYLHSTATHLENKLSAKRNVDERLLRALGQLESLACGCGDPGVQGVPLYSEDSGIGADSESVQSVDKLGKQTSWDLAPEPKEWKSVTSPHTEARQSGHAWQQSPFCMGSDRPQDCLLSGAPMAKVQPQAQDEAMSPCLSSTSPENITSPPLKLGTSTPCDSFGVGVSVEPHLSKTSRLMDASSLSDSEDSSPEEEEEDEMSSMSLCAWQEKTPHSRPRSSPADRESPFQARTRRLRSLQAQEMILKMKEAISERIKFVPVPCGHQDWSEEEEGRAAVPPRPSTVSGSRRAPERQRRSQSESCLQSHVEDPTFQELRRVQRDLSQKLEAFYALGAKGQGQSQEQILQPRAAAMWPNGTCRVSPSNTTSRLKASLTKNFSILPSQDKSILQKCNPHPEDEQGKAEKLPNAIPSGEVSEGAKATDWNVKGCPTRTSVKKLIETFSPTDSLRMLGDSKDSGASPCLRNCIMPPRFPMYRGLAPLYPKPQISPASGREPLKMGIGWKPLAPIFPPLPKAEAAKSEELSCEMEGNLEHLPPPPLEVLMDKSFTSLESPESSKSTESSPKETQEPGPGEAGPTRKTWASPKLRASVSPLDLLPSKSTASLTKPRSTGPGSGRSSCQPRKPALDLSSPPATSQSPEVKGGTWSQTEKAASLYRQPRKAIAWHHSGPPSGQNRTSESSLARPRQSRERSPPVGRKASPTRTHWMPQADKRRRSLPSSYRPAQPSPSAMQTPPSPPLSPGAPSPPVSPRVLSPPTTKRRTSPPHQPKLPNPPLESAPAQCKVPSPPTQHPEASPPSSIPSPSPPMSPSQGHKETRDSEDSQAVIAKVSGNTHSIFCPATSSLFEAKPPLSTAHPLTPPSLPPEAGGPLGNPAGCWRNSSGPWLRADSQRRAALCALNPLPFLRRTASDRQPGGRPQPPILDPTSTSCESQLGQSSSSEESPKKDTEPGSSPCSPELQGSTRRASPPEFCVLGHGLQPEPRTGHIQDKSQPEAQPQQEEVS; from the coding sequence ATGGGGTGTACACCTTCACACAGTGACATTGTAAACAGCGTTGCAAAGAGTGGCATTCAGTTCTTGAAAAAGCCCAAAGCAATTCGGCCAGGATGTCAGGGCGGAAGTGAAAGAGGTTCCATCCCTTTGCTGGTTAAAAACTCCACCTGCTATGACGCTGGGGAGGGCCTGGCAGAGGAGCAGCCAAGTTCCAGGAGGAACCAAACCACAGCTAAAGGTCTTTGTCAGCTCATGGGAGATCCTGCTTCAGGCAAAAGAAAAGATATGGAAGGACTGATCCCAGGAACCAAAACCTCTTCATCCCAGCTGAACAAATCACAAAGCCACATGGCTAAGGATATTCCGTTCAAGACACAGGGTTCCCATGGATCACAAGGGGCAGACTTTTCTGGAGATGAGGGTGAGGAAAGTAGTACCCAAGATACTTCCAAATGGAAAAGGACATCAAAATGTCACACGTCAAGCACACAGAGCCACTGCTACCAAACCATCCACCCTACTCATGAGTCTGAAGGCAAAGTAGACTTCCCGGAGCCTCTGGTAAAGGCCCACCAGCATGCTTACGCCTATCTACACTCCAGCCTCTCCAAATATGAAGCAATTCTGTGCATCATCCATCAGGCCACCCAGACCCGGGAGCTGCTGCAGCCCATGGTCAGCTTCCTGCTGCTGTGCTTTGAGGAGATCAGCCAGCTGTTGGGGGAGATCTCCAAGGATGGAGAAGTGCTCctgcaggaagtcagggaggaTCTGGCTTGGCCTTTGAAGAAAAGAGAGCCCCAGGAACAGCCAGACCTCCTGCAACAGCTGCTGCAGTACACAGTCAGCAAGCTGCAGGTGCTCAATGGCACGGTGGCTTCGCTCACCAGCAGCTTCCTGGAGGGCTCCAGCAGctacctccactccactgcaaccCACTTGGAAAATAAGCTGAGCGCAAAAAGGAATGTGGATGAACGCCTCCTGAGGGCTCTGGGGCAGCTAGAGAGCCTGGCGTGTGGCTGTGGTGACCCTGGGGTGCAGGGTGTCCCCTTATACTCTGAGGACAGCGGCATTGGTGCTGACAGTGAGTCCGTGCAGTCGGTGGACAAGCTGGGCAAGCAAACCAGCTGGGACCTTGCACCAGAGCCCAAAGAATGGAAGTCGGTGACTTCACCCCACACAGAGGCCAGGCAGTCAGGACACGCCTGGCAGCAAAGTCCATTCTGTATGGGTTCAGACAGACCCCAGGACTGCCTGCTCTCAGGGGCTCCTATGGCAAAGGTTCAGCCACAAGCACAGGATGAAGCAATGAGCCCATGCCTCTCCAGTACAAGCCCAGAAAATATCACCTCCCCACCTTTGAAGCTGGGGACAAGCACCCCATGTGATTCCTTCGGGGTTGGGGTCTCTGTGGAGCCACACCTTTCCAAAACCTCCAGGCTGATGGACGCTTCATCTCTTAGTGACAGCGAGGACAGCAgcccagaggaggaggaggaagatgaaatGAGCAGCATGAGTCTGTGTGCCTGGCAGGAAAAAACTCCACATTCAAGGCCACGATCTTCACCTGCTGACCGGGAAAGCCCATTTCAGGCCCGCACCAGGAGGCTTAGGAGCCTCCAGGCCCAGGAAATGATTCTGAAGATGAAGGAGGCAATCAGCGAAAGGATCAAGTTTGTCCCTGTGCCCTGTGGGCACCAGGACTggtctgaggaggaggaggggagggcagcGGTCCCCCCAAGACCTAGCACGGTAAGTGGCAGCAGGAGGGCCCCTGAAAGGCAGAGGAGGTCCCAGTCAGAGTCGTGTCTCCAGAGTCACGTGGAGGACCCCACCTTTCAGGAGCTGCGAAGGGTCCAGAGGGACCTCAGTCAGAAGCTGGAGGCATTTTATGCCCTGGGTGCCAAAGGgcaggggcagagccaggagcAGATTCTGCAGCCCAGAGCAGCAGCCATGTGGCCCAATGGCACCTGCAGAGTCAGTCCAAGCAACACCACCAGCAGGCTCAAGGCATCCCTCACCAAGAACTTCAGTATTTTGCCTAGTCAGGACAAGAGCATCTTGCAGAAATGCAATCCCCATCCTGAGGACGAACAAGGCAAAGCTGAGAAGCTTCCAAATGCCATCCCATCAGGAGAGGTCAGTGAGGGGGCCAAGGCCACGGACTGGAATGTCAAGGGCTGTCCCACCAGAACATCCGTCAAGAAGCTTATTGAAACTTTCAGTCCCACGGACAGTCTGAGGATGCTGGGGGACTCTAAGGACTCTGGGGCAAGTCCCTGCCTCAGGAATTGCATCATGCCCCCCAGATTTCCCATGTACAGAGGGCTTGCCCCTTTGTATCCGAAGCCCCAAATTTCTCCAGCATCAGGCAGAGAACCTCTCAAAATGGGCATAGGCTGGAAGCCCTTAGCACCTATCTTTCCCCCTCTGCCTAAAGCAGAAGCAGCCAAGAGTGAGGAGCTCAGCTGTGAAATGGAGGGGAACCTCGAGCACCTCCCTCCACCGCCCCTGGAAGTTCTGATGGACAAATCATTCACTTCTCTGGAGTCCCCAGAAAGCAGCAAGTCCACAGAGAGCTCCCCCAAGGAAACCCAGGAGCCAGGACCGGGAGAGGCTGGCCCCACGAGGAAAACATGGGCTTCCCCAAAGCTGAGGGCCTCTGTGAGCCCCCTGGACTTGCTGCCCAGCAAGAGCACCGCCAGCCTGACCAAGCCTCGCAGCACAGGGCCAGGGAGTGGCAGGAGCAGCTGCCAGCCCAGGAAGCCAGCTCTGGACCTGAGCAGCCCACCAGCCACCAGCCAAAGCCCCGAGGTGAAGGGTGGGACTTGGAGTCAGACAGAGAAGGCCGCCAGCCTCTACAGGCAGCCCCGGAAGGCCATCGCCTGGCACCACTCTGGCCCTCCATCTGGACAAAACAGGACCTCAgagtccagcctggccagacCGAGGCAGAGCCGAGAGAGAAGCCCCCCTGTGGGCAGAAAGGCCTCTCCCACGAGGACACACTGGATGCCTCAAGCAGACAAGAGGCGCCGGAGCCTGCCCTCCTCTTACAGACCTGCCCAGCCAAGCCCCTCTGCTATGCAGACGCCCCCCAGCCCACCACTCAGCCCTGGAGCTCCCAGCCCACCTGTGAGCCCCAGGGTGCTAAGCCCACCCACCACAAAGCGGCGAACTTCCCCACCGCACCAGCCCAAGTTGCCCAACCCTCCCCTCGAGAGTGCACCCGCTCAGTGCAAGGTCCCCAGCCCTCCGACCCAGCACCCAGAAGCAAGCCCCCCTTCCTCGATTCCCTCCCCATCACCCCCAATGTCCCCTTCTCAGGGGCACAAGGAAACAAGAGACTCTGAAGACAGCCAAGCCGTCATAGCCAAAGTGTCTGGGAACACACATTCCATATTCTGCCCAGCTACCTCCTCTCTGTTTGAAGCTAAACCGCCACTCTCAACAGCCCACCCACTGACCCCGCCATCGCTGCCACCAGAGGCTGGGGGCCCTCTCGGGAACCCAGCAGGATGCTGGAGGAACAGCTCAGGGCCTTGGCTGAGAGCAGACTCGCAGCGGAGAGCGGCTCTGTGTGCCCTCAACCCTCTGCCTTTCCTCAGGAGGACAGCTTCTGACCGCCAGCCGGGTGGCCGACCGCAGCCTCCCATCTTGGACCCCACCAGCACCTCTTGTGAATCCCAGCTTGGCCAAAGCAG